One genomic segment of Theobroma cacao cultivar B97-61/B2 chromosome 6, Criollo_cocoa_genome_V2, whole genome shotgun sequence includes these proteins:
- the LOC18595998 gene encoding nuclear pore complex protein NUP35 has translation MSTTVHRTPKSGRQSLFFQDLASPVSARRGKFSSPGQAAAVSALWRENFGGSDLPPPPMYTLEDRSDFSPESGILDYPMSPEIKSDPRNPVQTSGRDFSTPAKSKSEASTSFSVLSGQQNQQSPTSLSWWSPTKASGSEQDDKGKGSPVEGVVQPGALITLPPPREVARPEIQRNSIPAGNLDEEEWVTVYGFSPADTNLVLREFEKCGVILKHVPGPRDANWMHILYQNRSDAQRALGKNGMQINGVLIVGVKPVDPMQRQALDERLNNQGFMTLPPPASRSSELNNFRPSHPYYLQNGNTNARQSGGAIANPTKSLGLKVMEFLFEY, from the exons ATGAGCACCACGGTTCATAGAACTCCCAAATCAGGGAGACAATCATTGTTTTTCCAAGACTTGGCATCACCAGTCTCTGCCCGGAGAGGGAAATTCTCTAGTCCAGGTCAAGCAGCGGCTGTCTCAGCTTTATGGCGTGAGAATTTTGGAGGTTCAGATCTTCCGCCCCCTCCTATGTACACCCTGGAGGATCGTTCAGATTTTTCTCCTGAATCTGGGATATTGGATTATCCTATGTCTCCTGAAATCAAGTCAGACCCAAGAAATCCAGTCCAAACTTCTGGACGTGACTTCTCAACTCCGGCAAAGAGCAAGTCAGAGGCTAGCACTTCATTTTCTGTACTAAGTGGGCAGCAGAATCAGCAGAGCCCAACGAGTTTGAGTTGGTGGTCACCCACAAAGGCAAGTGGCAGTGAGCAGGATGACAAGGGAAAGGGTTCTCCTGTTGAGGGTGTGGTTCAGCCTGGTGCTTTGATCACACTTCCACCTCCAAGGGAAGTTGCTAGGCCAGAAATACAGAGGAATTCCATACCTGCAGGAAATTTGGATGAGGAAGAATGGGTTACTGTTTATGG ATTTTCACCTGCTGATACAAATTTAGTTTTGCGAGAGTTTGAAAAGTGTGGTGTGATATTGAAACATGTTCCTGGTCCAAGGGATGCTAACTGGATGCACATTCTATATCAG AATCGATCTGATGCTCAGAGGGCTCTTGGCAagaatggaatgcaaattaaTGGAGTGCTGATTGTTGGTGTGAAGCCAGTGGATCCAATGCAACGCCAGGCTTTAGATGAAAGATTGAATAATCAGGGATTCATGACTTTACCCCCACCAGCAAGTAGATCATCAGAGCTGAACAATTTCCGACCATCTCACCCTTACTATCTTCAAAATGGCAATACCAATGCACGACAGTCAGGAGGTGCTATTGCAAACCCTACAAAATCACTGGGGTTGAAAGTCATGGAGTTCTTGTTTGAATATTAG
- the LOC18595999 gene encoding uncharacterized protein LOC18595999, protein MANVCCSIETEPRTLNQGQLNHAREMAADVAQKLEPREASAILIEGLITAAEIKEVELTDKEKEVECNQRAHITERPCQCSCNNVESPDTNNILNNLKEPVTAPFLVMDPWS, encoded by the exons ATGGCTAATGTGTGTTGCTCCATTGAGACGGAGCCTAGAACATTGAACCAAGGGCAACTCAACCATGCCAGG GAAATGGCTGCTGATGTAGCTCAGAAGCTGGAACCAAGAGAAGCTTCCGCCATACTCATTGAG GGATTGATAACAGCTGCTGAAATAAAGGAGGTGGAATTGACAGATAAAGAGAAGGAAGTTGAATGCAACCAAAGGGCTCATATCACAGAAAGACCTTGCCAATGTTCATGCAACAACGTGGAATCCCCAGACACGAACAATATTCTAAACAATCTCAAGGAGCCTGTTACTGCCCCTTTCTTAGTGATGGATCCTTGGTCTTAG